In a genomic window of Flavobacteriales bacterium:
- a CDS encoding T9SS type A sorting domain-containing protein, with protein sequence MRYEQLRSCLLNKLLITVDDVDFGTIEALRQVLWARWRVMVHSTARNRTFGEMHHPLKYALLLVLLFCVGSAVGQANLVPNPSFEEYDFCTSPGVHGSADAWFVPYQGLTPDYFNSCSSVSSLSVPSNVGGHQYARTGEAYNGFLVFRVNSPEIKEFISVELNEILVANKQYVFTAYFSLADTMLYSVDNLGYLISDSLPSNIPLYEVTPSYVNEQTGLFNDKVNWVRMTDTITAAGGEKYLSIGCFFPDSLTDTTYVGQGTPGWTDAYYYIDDVSLIPLDSLLAVENQEAIEVDLYPNPASDHITLKSKKALKTAQLSDISGRRLWPMERRSGIYWETDLGSLPNGIYLIQAITPDGRRAVRKVVKAP encoded by the coding sequence ATGAGATATGAACAGTTAAGGAGTTGCCTGTTAAATAAGTTGTTAATAACGGTTGATGATGTTGATTTCGGCACCATTGAGGCGCTCCGGCAGGTATTATGGGCAAGATGGCGCGTAATGGTACATTCAACGGCCCGAAACCGTACCTTCGGAGAGATGCACCACCCACTCAAATACGCGCTACTGCTTGTGCTGCTGTTCTGTGTAGGTAGCGCGGTCGGGCAGGCCAATCTTGTACCCAATCCTTCTTTTGAGGAGTATGATTTTTGTACAAGCCCCGGAGTCCACGGTAGTGCTGATGCTTGGTTTGTCCCGTACCAAGGACTTACTCCTGATTATTTCAATTCCTGTTCAAGCGTTTCTTCATTATCGGTCCCATCTAACGTTGGAGGACATCAATATGCACGGACAGGAGAAGCATATAATGGGTTCCTCGTGTTTCGAGTAAATAGTCCAGAAATAAAGGAGTTTATTTCCGTTGAACTGAATGAAATTTTGGTTGCGAATAAACAATATGTGTTCACCGCCTATTTCAGTTTGGCCGATACAATGCTGTATAGTGTAGATAACTTGGGTTATCTGATCTCAGACAGTCTTCCAAGTAACATACCTCTATATGAGGTGACACCCAGCTACGTGAACGAGCAGACCGGCTTGTTCAACGACAAGGTCAATTGGGTGAGAATGACCGATACGATCACTGCAGCCGGAGGTGAGAAGTATCTGAGTATCGGTTGTTTTTTCCCTGATTCTCTTACCGACACCACCTACGTTGGTCAAGGAACTCCGGGCTGGACCGATGCTTATTACTACATAGATGACGTCTCCCTGATTCCATTGGACTCTCTTCTTGCCGTGGAAAACCAAGAGGCCATTGAAGTAGACCTGTATCCTAACCCAGCCTCCGATCACATCACTCTGAAAAGCAAGAAGGCTCTGAAAACCGCCCAGTTGAGCGATATCAGTGGTAGAAGGCTTTGGCCGATGGAAAGGCGTTCGGGCATCTATTGGGAGACCGACCTTGGTAGTTTGCCCAATGGCATCTACCTCATACAGGCCATTACCCCAGATGGCCGAAGGGCGGTAAGGAAGGTGGTGAAGGCTCCGTAG
- a CDS encoding T9SS type A sorting domain-containing protein, with product MKFSFYRKLAFVLSFFTLSFLSTFAQLHTCTTHSMTDAVLANSEEARANREQFLREVAEFDGERSGLKVIPTVVHIIHNNGSENLTKETIINAIEEVNLELTAQNSNLSSIVSSFQPIIGNAQFELRLAKIDPNGDCTDGITRTESQLTYDAGENVKDLINWNDGSRKYLQVWLVFSLSNQAGGYTFLPGTTGAHNNGIIIRAAQFQQSLTHEFGHWTNLNHTWGPTNEPGNTSNCSFDDGISDTPNTIGSSGCNTSQISCGSLDNVQNFMDYSGCERMFTLEQASTMQAAANSSTGGRNQYWAASNLIATGTNDGYSSSCTPTVDFALSSDHGCEGFTVNFSDNSWGADQDATWQWNWNFPGGSPSSSTDQEPSVTYNTAGTYNVSLTITTAAGAETHTIQNAVVVSQYGGGIVGPYLEGMEDAGFPNNADPNMVWTIESPGGLTWQRSTAASYSGGASARINLRSITSGKTHSLISPPLDLSNVENADATMTFRLAHSNRNSTDHTERLRVYVSRNCGETWSLRYNKYGDNLNTAGANVGSTFVPDASDWRLEELNLSGMGGEGHVLVKFEATSDQQSYLYLDDINITPNAPMGIAENTAVQNARIYPNPINGTSQLEIVLSEATHTTLSIVNMVGQQLAVIDRKLPAGVTRIALDSYASDLNAGVYLLHIRTDKGSDVIRFVKN from the coding sequence ATGAAATTTTCCTTTTACCGAAAGCTTGCTTTCGTACTGTCTTTTTTCACCCTTTCTTTCCTTTCAACATTTGCCCAACTTCATACATGCACCACGCACAGTATGACCGATGCGGTGCTGGCCAATTCGGAAGAAGCACGTGCCAATAGAGAACAATTTTTGCGCGAGGTTGCCGAATTTGATGGTGAACGTTCTGGTCTGAAGGTCATTCCCACCGTTGTCCATATCATTCACAACAACGGGTCTGAGAACCTGACGAAAGAAACGATAATCAACGCCATTGAAGAGGTGAATTTGGAACTGACCGCTCAGAACTCGAACCTCAGTTCAATTGTGTCTTCCTTTCAACCCATTATCGGTAATGCGCAGTTTGAGCTTCGTTTGGCCAAAATAGACCCTAACGGTGATTGTACGGACGGCATTACCCGCACCGAATCGCAGTTGACCTACGATGCCGGTGAGAACGTGAAGGACCTGATCAACTGGAATGATGGCAGTAGAAAATATCTACAGGTATGGCTGGTATTTTCCCTTTCCAACCAAGCCGGGGGTTACACTTTCCTACCCGGAACCACCGGTGCGCACAATAACGGAATCATCATCCGAGCAGCACAGTTTCAGCAGAGTTTGACCCACGAATTCGGGCATTGGACCAATCTGAACCATACTTGGGGACCTACCAATGAGCCTGGAAATACAAGCAACTGTTCGTTCGATGATGGTATTTCGGACACGCCCAACACCATCGGCTCTTCAGGTTGCAACACTTCTCAGATAAGCTGCGGAAGTTTGGACAACGTTCAGAACTTCATGGATTACTCTGGTTGTGAGCGCATGTTCACGTTAGAGCAGGCATCAACCATGCAAGCTGCGGCCAATTCATCCACAGGCGGGCGCAATCAGTACTGGGCCGCTTCGAATCTGATCGCTACCGGAACCAACGATGGCTACAGCAGCAGCTGCACGCCCACGGTCGATTTTGCCCTTAGCAGTGATCACGGTTGCGAAGGATTCACGGTCAATTTCTCAGATAATTCGTGGGGAGCGGATCAAGACGCAACGTGGCAATGGAATTGGAATTTCCCAGGTGGCTCACCATCATCAAGTACCGATCAGGAGCCGAGTGTAACTTACAATACGGCCGGTACCTACAACGTCTCGCTTACAATTACAACTGCTGCGGGAGCCGAAACACATACCATTCAGAATGCCGTGGTGGTCTCGCAGTATGGCGGAGGTATTGTAGGGCCTTATCTGGAAGGAATGGAAGATGCCGGTTTCCCGAACAATGCCGATCCCAACATGGTTTGGACCATTGAATCTCCAGGAGGACTTACTTGGCAACGCAGTACAGCGGCCTCCTATTCGGGAGGTGCTTCCGCACGGATCAATCTGCGCAGCATCACTTCCGGAAAGACCCATAGCCTCATCAGTCCTCCGTTGGACCTGAGCAACGTGGAGAACGCAGACGCTACAATGACCTTCCGATTGGCACATTCTAACCGGAACAGCACCGACCACACAGAGAGATTGCGCGTGTATGTTTCCAGAAACTGTGGCGAAACGTGGTCGCTGCGCTACAACAAGTATGGGGATAACCTGAACACGGCCGGAGCCAATGTGGGCAGCACATTTGTGCCAGATGCAAGCGACTGGCGATTGGAAGAGCTCAATTTGAGCGGCATGGGAGGAGAAGGGCACGTGCTGGTAAAATTTGAGGCCACCAGCGACCAGCAGAGCTACCTCTACTTGGATGACATTAACATTACTCCCAACGCACCGATGGGAATTGCAGAGAACACCGCTGTGCAAAATGCGCGCATCTACCCGAACCCGATCAATGGAACCTCTCAGTTGGAGATCGTGCTGAGCGAAGCCACACATACCACGCTGAGTATTGTGAACATGGTGGGACAGCAACTGGCCGTTATTGACCGCAAACTACCTGCGGGTGTTACGCGCATTGCGCTGGACAGCTATGCCTCTGATCTGAATGCAGGTGTTTACCTGCTGCACATCCGTACGGACAAGGGAAGCGATGTCATTCGGTTTGTGAAGAATTGA
- a CDS encoding cytochrome C has translation MSKTRKILVPIVLILGAIQFIPHQHPQATTTEGERFTTDVAEVRNLLDVACMDCHSDQTRYPWYAEVTPINFWLDHHIEEGREHLNFSEWNSLSMADRRHAIKETIEVLEKKEMPLWTYWIVHWDAKLTDAERSILLDYFKNYKVEASATATASDGKTDTDEDDVDDELNDEGVSSMEEAHEH, from the coding sequence ATGTCAAAGACCAGAAAAATTCTCGTTCCCATCGTACTCATTCTTGGGGCCATTCAGTTCATTCCGCACCAACACCCACAGGCCACAACTACTGAGGGAGAACGTTTTACCACGGACGTTGCCGAGGTAAGAAACCTCCTTGATGTTGCATGCATGGACTGCCACTCAGACCAAACGAGATATCCTTGGTACGCGGAGGTCACTCCCATCAATTTCTGGCTGGACCATCATATTGAAGAAGGGCGCGAGCATCTGAATTTCTCGGAATGGAATTCCCTTTCCATGGCAGACAGGCGGCATGCCATCAAAGAGACAATAGAGGTTCTGGAGAAAAAGGAAATGCCCCTTTGGACATACTGGATCGTGCATTGGGATGCCAAACTGACGGATGCCGAACGTTCCATTCTGCTCGACTATTTCAAGAACTACAAGGTGGAAGCCTCTGCAACAGCCACTGCATCTGACGGGAAGACAGATACTGATGAAGACGATGTTGATGATGAACTGAATGACGAGGGCGTTTCCAGTATGGAGGAGGCGCATGAACATTGA
- a CDS encoding DUF4294 domain-containing protein: protein MQVKQFIIMVMLGLSFVSASGQELLAQENPSIIQKKRDKMLGQKRDSTASALINGKLYEAIIIDGDTVPVISLPTARVTSRRVFKSKRESKKYYRLAYHVKKVLPYAKLAGKRMREVEEEVKDMTPKERSKRMKLLEKEIKRDYEGELTKLSFTQGRILIKLLDRETGEVSYDIVKEFRGGFTAWFFQGIAKMFDYDLKSEYDPEGDDKLIEEIVQKVERGEL, encoded by the coding sequence ATGCAAGTCAAGCAGTTCATAATCATGGTAATGCTGGGGTTGAGTTTCGTCTCGGCCTCTGGGCAGGAACTGCTTGCGCAGGAGAATCCCTCCATCATACAGAAGAAACGTGATAAAATGTTGGGTCAGAAGAGAGACAGCACGGCTTCTGCGCTGATCAACGGCAAACTTTACGAAGCGATTATTATTGATGGAGACACGGTTCCCGTGATCTCCCTGCCGACCGCTCGAGTCACTTCCAGAAGGGTTTTCAAGTCGAAGCGCGAAAGCAAGAAGTATTACCGACTTGCCTATCATGTGAAAAAGGTGCTGCCGTATGCCAAACTTGCTGGCAAGCGTATGCGCGAAGTGGAAGAGGAAGTGAAGGACATGACGCCGAAAGAGCGCAGCAAGCGGATGAAGCTTTTGGAAAAGGAGATCAAACGCGATTACGAAGGCGAACTCACCAAACTTTCATTCACGCAGGGACGCATCCTCATCAAATTATTGGACCGCGAAACGGGTGAGGTTTCCTACGATATAGTCAAAGAATTCCGTGGTGGTTTTACCGCTTGGTTCTTTCAAGGCATCGCCAAAATGTTCGATTACGACCTGAAATCGGAGTATGACCCAGAAGGCGATGACAAGCTGATCGAAGAGATCGTTCAGAAAGTGGAGCGGGGAGAACTTTAA
- the accC gene encoding acetyl-CoA carboxylase biotin carboxylase subunit, translated as MKKILVANRGEIALRIMRSAREMGIRTVAIYSEADRNALHVRYADEAVCVGPPPSNQSYLQIDKIIQICKELNVDGVHPGYGFLSENAAFANALEKAGVTLIGPPASSMEIMGDKLSAKAAVKSYNIPLVPGTDGAVEDLQEAITTAKEVGFPIMIKASAGGGGKGMRIVYREEDIEEEMNLAISEATSSFGNGAVFIERFVGSPRHIEIQVIADSHGNVVHLFERECSVQRRHQKVIEEAPSAVVSEEMRHRMGECAKDVARACGYVGAGTVEFLVDENLDFYFLEMNTRLQVEHPVTEMITGIDIVKEQIRIARGEKLSFKQEDLKILGHAIESRVYAEDPQNNFLPDIGKLERYVRPQGPGIRVDDGFEQGMDIPIYYDPMIAKLTVHAEDRDEARAKMIRAIDEYQISGVTTTLGFCRFVMQHEAFATGQFDTGFVKDHYKPEFLDVQNEDEAEVAALMVAFQDDSSSVASVPFANGNGHVSAWKLNRSR; from the coding sequence ATGAAGAAGATATTGGTAGCCAACCGAGGCGAGATCGCGCTTCGTATCATGCGCTCAGCGCGCGAAATGGGAATCAGAACTGTGGCCATCTATTCGGAGGCCGATCGCAATGCATTGCATGTCCGCTATGCGGATGAGGCGGTCTGCGTTGGGCCACCACCATCCAATCAAAGCTATCTTCAGATCGATAAGATCATACAGATATGTAAGGAACTGAACGTAGATGGTGTGCATCCAGGCTACGGATTCCTTTCAGAGAATGCGGCATTTGCCAATGCGCTGGAGAAGGCAGGCGTAACCCTTATCGGTCCGCCTGCAAGTTCCATGGAGATCATGGGCGATAAGCTTTCGGCCAAGGCCGCGGTAAAGAGTTACAACATTCCACTTGTTCCAGGAACGGATGGCGCGGTGGAAGATCTACAAGAGGCCATTACCACAGCCAAAGAGGTCGGTTTTCCGATCATGATCAAAGCCTCGGCAGGAGGTGGTGGCAAGGGAATGCGCATCGTTTACCGCGAAGAGGACATTGAGGAAGAGATGAATCTGGCCATCAGCGAAGCGACCTCATCTTTCGGTAATGGAGCGGTTTTCATTGAGCGGTTTGTGGGCTCACCACGCCATATTGAGATTCAGGTCATAGCTGATTCGCATGGAAATGTGGTTCATCTTTTCGAACGCGAATGCTCGGTACAGAGACGGCACCAGAAGGTGATAGAGGAAGCTCCTTCTGCTGTGGTTTCGGAAGAGATGCGCCACAGAATGGGCGAATGCGCCAAGGATGTGGCGCGCGCCTGTGGTTACGTGGGCGCGGGAACGGTGGAATTCCTCGTGGATGAGAATCTCGATTTCTACTTTTTGGAGATGAATACGCGCCTTCAGGTGGAGCATCCCGTAACGGAAATGATCACAGGAATTGACATCGTAAAAGAGCAGATCCGTATTGCGAGAGGAGAGAAGCTGTCATTCAAACAGGAAGATCTCAAAATTCTGGGCCACGCCATCGAATCGCGTGTCTATGCCGAGGACCCGCAGAACAATTTCCTGCCTGATATTGGAAAACTGGAACGCTACGTCCGTCCGCAGGGACCCGGTATCCGTGTGGATGATGGTTTTGAGCAAGGCATGGACATTCCGATCTATTACGACCCGATGATCGCCAAATTGACGGTTCATGCCGAAGACAGAGATGAGGCACGTGCCAAAATGATACGCGCCATCGATGAGTACCAGATTTCAGGTGTGACCACCACATTGGGTTTCTGCCGATTTGTGATGCAACATGAAGCGTTTGCAACTGGTCAGTTCGATACAGGTTTTGTCAAGGATCATTACAAGCCTGAGTTCTTGGATGTTCAGAATGAGGATGAAGCTGAGGTTGCGGCATTGATGGTCGCATTTCAGGACGATTCATCTTCGGTTGCATCGGTTCCATTCGCCAACGGAAATGGCCATGTGTCAGCTTGGAAGCTGAACCGATCGAGGTAA
- a CDS encoding DUF4240 domain-containing protein: protein MEGLLLGLVVAVVVHLIRNHYTKKEQEELVTDAVETGRKELAEKIANRKVREDLSEYDEEAFWEIVDDARKRSGENYKNHLGLLNDRFFKLSSEELIHLDNLLTRLFDERISYELQAATYIIFKAADLHAIYVLMTVFLLRGRVFFNQACLNPNLIIGKEVAEIDGRSIFDLTSDIYLRQTDELIPLPEEKEITFKGEKWTERELPSKFSELWMHFA from the coding sequence ATGGAAGGTTTACTGTTGGGTCTTGTAGTTGCTGTGGTAGTTCATCTTATAAGAAATCACTACACGAAAAAGGAGCAAGAGGAACTGGTGACCGATGCCGTTGAAACCGGACGGAAGGAACTGGCCGAGAAGATCGCGAACAGAAAAGTACGGGAAGACCTTTCGGAGTATGATGAAGAAGCCTTTTGGGAGATTGTTGACGATGCAAGGAAACGAAGTGGAGAGAACTACAAGAACCATCTGGGTCTGCTGAACGACCGATTCTTTAAATTGAGCAGCGAGGAACTGATCCATCTGGACAATTTGCTTACAAGGTTGTTTGATGAACGGATATCGTACGAACTGCAGGCGGCAACCTACATCATATTCAAGGCGGCCGACCTCCACGCCATTTACGTATTGATGACCGTGTTCCTACTGCGTGGCCGAGTGTTTTTCAACCAGGCATGTCTCAACCCCAACCTCATCATCGGAAAAGAGGTTGCGGAAATTGATGGCCGTTCCATTTTTGATCTTACTTCAGACATTTATCTGCGCCAAACGGATGAGCTCATTCCGCTTCCGGAAGAGAAGGAAATAACCTTTAAAGGTGAAAAATGGACCGAACGCGAATTGCCCTCCAAATTCTCTGAACTTTGGATGCATTTTGCCTGA
- the uvrB gene encoding excinuclease ABC subunit UvrB translates to MNEHFELIADFKPMGDQPTAIRQLVEGVESGETDQVLLGVTGSGKTFTMANVIAQTNRPTLILSHNKTLAAQLFGEFKQFFPHNAVEYYVSYYDYYQPEAYLPVTDTYIEKDLQINDEIEKHRLSAASTLLSGRRDVVVVSSVSCIYGIGNPTDFSNNTVEIKVGQLISREAFLHSIVSSLYARSNETLERGQFRVKGDTVDVYVAYADYAYRIFFFGDEVEEIEKIDPRSGSTLETLQRAVIYPANNFVTSKETLLQKIWQIQEDMVKQVDYFKEIGKPLEAKRLQERVEYDIEMMRELGYCSGIENYSRYFDGRAAGTRPFCLLDYFPDDFLMFIDESHVTVSQIGAMYGGDRSRKINLVDYGFRLPSAMDNRPLKFDEFEDLTNQIIYVSATPADYELEKSGGVFAEQVIRPTGLLDPIIEVRPSVNQVDDLLDEVDKTIKKGERVLVTTLTKRMAEELAKYMARLNVNCRYIHSEVDTVERVEILRDLRLGNFDVLIGINLLREGLDLPEVSLVAILDADKEGFLRSERSLTQTAGRAARNVNGRVIMYADKITDSMQRTIDETERRREKQIKFNTENGLTPTPLVKSREAIMEQTSVAGTMKRKAKYDIQESVNQAAEEGIEYLSKDELKKRLQRTRSLMEIAAKELDFLEAARLRDEMKSIELQIEGKA, encoded by the coding sequence ATGAACGAGCACTTTGAACTGATAGCGGATTTTAAACCGATGGGCGACCAGCCCACGGCCATCCGCCAATTGGTGGAAGGTGTGGAAAGCGGAGAGACCGACCAGGTGCTGTTGGGCGTAACGGGTTCGGGAAAGACCTTTACCATGGCCAATGTGATCGCGCAGACCAACAGGCCAACCCTCATTCTAAGCCACAATAAAACGCTTGCCGCGCAGCTCTTCGGTGAGTTCAAACAGTTCTTCCCGCACAATGCGGTAGAATACTACGTTTCGTACTACGATTATTATCAGCCAGAGGCGTATCTGCCTGTTACCGATACGTACATTGAGAAGGATCTACAGATCAATGATGAGATCGAGAAGCACCGATTGAGTGCCGCCTCCACCCTACTTTCTGGACGAAGAGATGTGGTTGTGGTATCGTCCGTTTCGTGCATCTACGGTATCGGAAACCCGACCGATTTCTCGAACAATACGGTCGAGATCAAAGTAGGACAGCTGATCAGCAGAGAGGCTTTTCTTCACAGCATCGTCTCCAGCCTTTATGCCCGTTCTAACGAGACCTTGGAGCGCGGTCAGTTCCGTGTAAAAGGAGATACGGTAGATGTGTACGTGGCCTATGCCGATTACGCGTATCGGATCTTCTTTTTCGGAGATGAGGTAGAGGAAATTGAGAAGATCGACCCGCGTAGTGGTTCCACCTTGGAAACGCTGCAACGTGCCGTGATCTATCCTGCCAACAACTTCGTTACCTCCAAAGAAACATTGCTTCAGAAGATCTGGCAGATACAGGAAGACATGGTGAAGCAGGTGGATTACTTTAAGGAGATCGGCAAACCATTGGAAGCCAAACGGCTGCAAGAGCGCGTGGAATACGACATTGAGATGATGCGCGAACTGGGCTATTGCTCGGGCATTGAGAATTACTCGCGTTACTTCGATGGCCGCGCGGCAGGTACGCGTCCCTTCTGCCTATTGGATTATTTCCCAGATGACTTTCTGATGTTCATTGATGAGAGCCATGTAACGGTCTCGCAGATCGGTGCCATGTATGGTGGCGACAGAAGCAGAAAGATCAATCTGGTGGATTACGGCTTCCGACTTCCTTCGGCCATGGACAACCGCCCGCTGAAGTTTGATGAGTTTGAAGACCTGACCAATCAGATCATTTATGTTTCGGCCACACCAGCCGATTACGAACTGGAGAAAAGCGGTGGCGTTTTTGCGGAGCAGGTCATTCGCCCGACAGGGCTTTTGGACCCGATCATTGAAGTGCGCCCGAGCGTGAACCAGGTAGATGACCTGTTGGATGAAGTGGACAAGACCATCAAGAAAGGGGAACGTGTGCTTGTGACCACGCTTACCAAGCGGATGGCCGAGGAATTGGCCAAATACATGGCGCGCTTGAACGTCAACTGTCGTTACATCCACTCTGAAGTAGATACCGTGGAACGTGTGGAAATTTTGCGTGACCTCCGCCTTGGGAACTTCGATGTGCTTATTGGCATCAACCTGTTGCGCGAAGGGTTGGACCTTCCTGAAGTAAGTCTGGTGGCCATTCTGGATGCAGACAAGGAAGGTTTTCTCCGCTCGGAAAGAAGCTTGACGCAGACGGCTGGGCGTGCTGCCCGTAACGTGAACGGCCGCGTGATCATGTACGCGGACAAGATCACCGACAGCATGCAGCGTACCATTGATGAAACGGAGCGCAGGCGCGAAAAGCAGATCAAGTTCAACACCGAAAATGGTCTGACGCCTACTCCGCTGGTCAAATCGCGCGAAGCGATCATGGAACAGACCTCCGTGGCGGGTACCATGAAGCGAAAAGCCAAGTACGACATTCAGGAATCGGTGAATCAGGCGGCTGAAGAAGGCATCGAATACCTGAGCAAGGATGAACTGAAGAAAAGACTTCAGCGCACGCGCTCGCTCATGGAAATTGCCGCCAAAGAATTGGACTTCTTGGAGGCTGCGAGGTTGCGGGATGAGATGAAGTCAATTGAACTCCAGATAGAAGGCAAGGCTTAA